The Thermodesulfobacteriota bacterium genome window below encodes:
- a CDS encoding LytTR family DNA-binding domain-containing protein codes for MQEIKAIIADDEGQLRSYLKSKLSDVWPDLVICGEAGNGQEALALIEEYRPHIAFLDIRMPGLSGMEVAKKIAGSCWVVFITAYDHYAVEAFESEAMDYILKPVTRKRLKKTTDRFKKQLTTSSGPPADLSKAVERIVARLPNKEMPNYLQWIRARQGKEIRLVPVEEVLYFKASDKYTTVITKGGESLIKKPIKELTSELDPNKFWRIHRGTIVNAGCIAKMSRSITGRGVVRLKDCPETLTVSRSYIHIFRQM; via the coding sequence ATGCAAGAGATAAAAGCGATCATCGCTGATGATGAAGGTCAGTTAAGGAGCTATCTGAAATCAAAGCTTTCTGATGTGTGGCCTGATCTTGTTATTTGCGGTGAAGCCGGAAATGGACAGGAAGCCTTAGCACTAATAGAGGAGTACCGACCCCATATCGCCTTCCTCGATATCCGAATGCCTGGTCTATCTGGAATGGAAGTGGCAAAAAAGATTGCCGGCTCATGCTGGGTTGTCTTTATCACTGCCTACGATCATTACGCAGTGGAGGCCTTTGAGAGTGAGGCCATGGACTACATTCTGAAACCGGTAACACGTAAGAGATTGAAAAAGACCACGGACCGATTTAAAAAACAACTCACCACATCATCCGGACCTCCTGCCGACCTTTCAAAGGCAGTTGAGCGAATTGTAGCCCGACTCCCCAATAAAGAAATGCCGAACTATCTGCAGTGGATTCGAGCCCGGCAGGGTAAGGAGATCAGGCTTGTTCCCGTAGAGGAGGTTTTATACTTCAAGGCAAGCGATAAATATACCACGGTCATAACAAAAGGCGGTGAATCTCTCATCAAAAAACCCATTAAAGAACTGACCAGCGAACTTGACCCCAACAAGTTTTGGCGCATTCATCGGGGAACAATTGTGAATGCAGGCTGCATAGCCAAAATGAGCCGCTCTATTACCGGACGCGGCGTCGTCAGGCTGAAAGATTGCCCCGAGACCCTTACGGTCAGCAGGTCTTACATCCATATTTTTAGACAGATGTAG